The proteins below are encoded in one region of Caulobacter henricii:
- the parC gene encoding DNA topoisomerase IV subunit A has product MNKPVLPPGGPGDGDRILDEPLTEALSRRYLAYALSTISSRALPDVRDGLKPVHRRVLYAMNNMRLNPEAAARKCAKVVGEVMGNFHPHGDQSIYDALVRLAQDFAQRIPLVEGQGNFGNIDGDNAAAMRYTECRMTTAATLLLDGIDEDAVDFRPTYDGQDEEPVVLPSGFPNLLANGSSGIAVGMATSIPPHNAAELIDGCLLLLSRPEATTADLLERIPGPDFPTGGVIVEPRDSLLETYETGRGGVRVRAKWEKEDTGRGTYQIVVTEIPYQVKKSDLVEQLADLIESKKAALLGDVRDESAEDIRLVLEPKSKNVEPEVLMESLFKLSALESRFPVNMNVLDARGTPGVMGLKQALMAFLTHRREVLTRRAKHRLAKIEARLHILDGLLIAYLNLDEVIRIVRYEDEPKQKLISTFALSDIQADAILNTRLRQLAKLEEMEIRREHAELMEERDGIMAMLASDQLQWKLVGTGLREVRATLLKIKHPLDKPRQNGILGRSIFAEAPLVDADAAIEALIVREPITIILSDRGWIRAAKGKIEDPSELKFKEGDKLGFLVPAETTDKLLIFSSDGRFFTIGCDKLPSARGHGEPLRMMIELDDKVKILDVFPFKAGRKRILASKLGYGFLMPEEEALANRKAGKQVLTVDAAGAAFCLEAVGDQLGVIGDNGKILIFPLEELPEMPRGKGVKLQAYREGGLRDALSFNAETGGYWIDSAGRRRDWTDWQAFVGRRASAGKLAPKGFPTSKRFKPK; this is encoded by the coding sequence ATGAACAAACCTGTCCTTCCCCCCGGCGGTCCTGGCGACGGCGACCGCATCCTTGACGAGCCTCTGACCGAGGCCCTGTCGCGCCGCTATCTGGCCTATGCCCTGTCGACGATCAGTTCGCGGGCCCTGCCGGACGTGCGCGATGGGCTGAAGCCCGTTCACCGTCGCGTGCTTTACGCGATGAACAACATGCGTCTGAACCCCGAGGCCGCCGCCCGCAAGTGCGCCAAGGTGGTGGGCGAGGTCATGGGTAACTTCCACCCGCACGGCGACCAGTCGATCTATGACGCCTTGGTGCGTCTGGCTCAGGACTTCGCCCAGCGCATCCCGCTGGTCGAAGGTCAGGGCAATTTCGGCAATATCGACGGCGATAACGCCGCCGCCATGCGCTACACGGAATGCCGGATGACCACGGCGGCGACTCTGCTGCTGGACGGCATTGACGAGGACGCGGTCGATTTCCGGCCCACCTATGACGGTCAGGATGAGGAACCGGTGGTTCTGCCGTCGGGTTTCCCCAACCTGCTGGCCAACGGCTCGTCGGGTATCGCGGTCGGCATGGCCACCTCGATCCCGCCGCACAACGCCGCCGAGCTGATCGACGGCTGCCTGCTGCTGTTGAGCCGCCCGGAAGCGACGACCGCCGACTTGCTGGAGCGCATTCCAGGTCCCGACTTCCCGACCGGCGGCGTCATTGTCGAGCCACGCGATTCCCTGCTCGAAACCTACGAGACCGGCCGTGGCGGCGTTCGCGTGCGGGCCAAGTGGGAGAAGGAAGACACCGGTCGCGGCACCTACCAGATCGTCGTCACCGAAATCCCTTACCAGGTGAAGAAGTCGGATCTGGTCGAACAACTGGCCGATCTGATCGAGAGCAAGAAGGCGGCCCTGCTGGGCGACGTTCGCGACGAGAGCGCCGAGGACATTCGTCTTGTCCTTGAGCCCAAGTCCAAGAACGTCGAACCCGAAGTTCTGATGGAGAGCCTGTTCAAGCTCTCGGCACTCGAGAGCCGCTTCCCGGTCAATATGAACGTGCTGGACGCGCGCGGCACCCCGGGTGTGATGGGACTCAAGCAGGCCCTGATGGCCTTCCTGACTCACCGACGCGAGGTGCTGACCCGCCGGGCCAAGCACCGCCTCGCCAAGATCGAAGCCCGTCTGCACATCCTGGACGGCCTGCTGATCGCCTACCTCAATCTGGACGAGGTGATCCGCATCGTCCGCTACGAGGACGAGCCCAAGCAGAAGCTGATCTCGACCTTTGCGCTGTCGGATATCCAGGCCGATGCCATCCTCAACACCCGCCTGCGCCAGTTGGCCAAGCTGGAAGAGATGGAGATCCGCCGCGAACACGCCGAGCTGATGGAAGAGCGCGACGGCATCATGGCCATGCTGGCCAGCGACCAGCTGCAGTGGAAACTGGTCGGCACTGGCCTGCGGGAGGTTCGGGCCACCCTGCTGAAAATCAAGCACCCGCTGGACAAGCCTCGCCAGAACGGGATCCTCGGCCGCTCCATCTTTGCCGAGGCCCCGCTGGTTGACGCTGACGCCGCCATTGAAGCGCTGATCGTCCGTGAACCGATCACCATCATCCTGTCGGACCGGGGCTGGATCCGGGCGGCCAAGGGCAAGATCGAGGATCCGTCCGAACTGAAGTTCAAGGAGGGCGACAAGCTCGGCTTCCTGGTTCCGGCCGAGACCACAGACAAGCTGCTGATCTTCTCGAGTGATGGCCGGTTCTTCACGATCGGTTGTGACAAGCTTCCGAGCGCCCGGGGCCATGGCGAGCCGCTGCGAATGATGATCGAGCTGGACGACAAGGTGAAGATCCTTGACGTCTTCCCGTTCAAGGCCGGCCGCAAACGCATTCTGGCCTCGAAGCTCGGCTATGGCTTCCTGATGCCCGAGGAAGAAGCGCTCGCCAATCGCAAGGCCGGCAAGCAGGTCCTGACCGTCGACGCTGCCGGCGCGGCCTTTTGCCTGGAAGCCGTCGGCGATCAGCTGGGCGTGATCGGCGACAACGGCAAGATCCTGATCTTCCCGCTGGAAGAGCTGCCGGAAATGCCGCGCGGCAAGGGTGTGAAGCTGCAGGCCTATCGCGAGGGCGGCCTGCGCGACGCTCTGTCCTTCAACGCTGAGACCGGCGGTTACTGGATCGACTCCGCCGGCCGTCGCCGCGACTGGACCGACTGGCAGGCTTTTGTTGGCCGCCGGGCCAGCGCTGGCAAGTTGGCGCCCAAGGGGTTCCCGACCTCCAAGCGGTTCAAACCGAAATGA
- a CDS encoding TMEM175 family protein has product MGKGRFEAFSDGVLAIIITIMVLELKVPHGAELAVLKPLVPVFLSYVLSFIYVGIYWNNHHHMLHAVTSVTGPILWANLHLLFWLSLVPFVTAWMGENHFASIPVALYGGVMLMCALAFMLLARLLTRHEGAESKLALAFGKDYKSKLSLALYVAGIGLAFVNSWVAVGCYVAVAVIWFVPDRRIERVLKAD; this is encoded by the coding sequence ATGGGCAAGGGACGGTTTGAAGCCTTTAGTGATGGCGTTCTGGCCATCATCATCACCATCATGGTGCTGGAGCTCAAGGTTCCCCACGGTGCCGAACTGGCGGTGCTCAAGCCACTGGTCCCGGTGTTTCTCAGCTATGTGCTGAGTTTCATCTATGTCGGCATCTACTGGAACAATCACCATCACATGCTGCATGCAGTGACCTCGGTCACCGGCCCGATCCTGTGGGCCAATCTGCACCTGCTGTTCTGGCTGTCGCTGGTGCCGTTCGTCACCGCCTGGATGGGCGAGAACCATTTCGCGTCCATTCCTGTAGCGCTTTACGGCGGCGTGATGCTGATGTGCGCCCTGGCCTTCATGCTGCTGGCCCGACTGCTGACCAGGCACGAGGGCGCGGAGTCGAAACTCGCCCTGGCCTTTGGCAAGGACTACAAGAGCAAGCTGTCCTTGGCGCTCTACGTCGCAGGGATCGGCCTGGCCTTCGTCAATTCCTGGGTGGCTGTCGGCTGCTATGTGGCTGTGGCGGTGATCTGGTTCGTGCCGGACCGCCGCATCGAACGCGTGCTGAAGGCCGACTAG
- a CDS encoding serine hydrolase domain-containing protein, giving the protein MTGGKLKRKAIGFVAGLLGCAAAVGGAAAAPLPIVKPETVGFSSIKLKKLDDAMQAMVDTGQVAGAVTLLARHGKVIQASSFGKRGLESGDSMPVDAIFRIRSETKPVTGVAMMILYEEGKWKLDDPVSQYVPEFANLRVAKMDAEGRAVLTPISRPPTMRELMTHTAGFAYGIADDPSSPADQAYFRASVLQSESLDQLVRKVSDLPMFAEPGSLWRYSVAADIQGYIVEKLSGQTLPAFMQQRIFAPLGMNDTAFYVPAEKLDRLAALYDADATGKLTPAIEGAWRDVTKMPAAPSGGGGLVSTAYDFARFSQMILNGGELDGTRILQPETVALMRLNHLPPSFTVTTNGTTGVLHPSQKPFPFAAGMGYGLDVAVAVDPAASGAPVGPGTISWGGSAGTWFWIDPTNDLFFIGMIQRLGGVGPGLDATTRTLVYQALEQPDQ; this is encoded by the coding sequence ATGACCGGCGGCAAGCTGAAGCGGAAGGCGATCGGATTTGTCGCCGGCCTGCTCGGCTGCGCCGCCGCTGTCGGCGGGGCCGCTGCCGCGCCTTTGCCGATCGTAAAGCCCGAGACGGTCGGCTTTTCGTCCATCAAGCTCAAGAAGCTGGACGACGCCATGCAGGCCATGGTCGACACCGGTCAGGTTGCCGGAGCCGTCACCCTGCTGGCGCGTCATGGCAAGGTCATCCAGGCTTCCAGCTTCGGCAAGCGCGGCCTGGAATCGGGCGACTCCATGCCGGTCGATGCGATCTTCCGCATTCGATCTGAAACCAAGCCGGTCACCGGCGTCGCGATGATGATCCTCTATGAAGAGGGTAAGTGGAAGCTGGATGACCCGGTCAGCCAGTATGTTCCTGAATTCGCCAATCTGCGGGTGGCCAAGATGGACGCCGAGGGGCGGGCGGTCCTGACACCGATCTCGCGGCCGCCGACCATGCGCGAACTGATGACCCACACTGCTGGGTTCGCCTATGGCATTGCCGATGATCCCTCCAGTCCGGCCGATCAGGCCTATTTCCGCGCCTCGGTGCTGCAGTCAGAGTCGCTAGATCAACTGGTCCGCAAGGTTTCCGACCTGCCCATGTTCGCCGAGCCCGGCAGCTTGTGGCGCTACAGCGTCGCTGCGGACATCCAAGGCTATATTGTTGAAAAGCTTTCCGGCCAGACCCTTCCCGCGTTCATGCAGCAGCGCATTTTTGCGCCCTTGGGCATGAACGACACGGCTTTCTACGTTCCTGCGGAGAAGCTCGACCGTTTGGCTGCCCTCTACGATGCCGACGCGACGGGCAAGCTCACGCCAGCCATTGAGGGGGCGTGGCGCGATGTGACCAAAATGCCAGCGGCACCTTCCGGCGGGGGCGGGCTGGTCTCGACGGCTTATGATTTCGCCCGGTTCTCCCAGATGATCCTGAACGGCGGAGAGTTGGACGGGACCCGCATCCTTCAGCCCGAGACCGTCGCCCTGATGCGGCTCAATCATCTGCCGCCCAGTTTCACCGTGACGACCAATGGTACGACCGGCGTTCTCCATCCCTCCCAGAAGCCGTTCCCGTTTGCCGCCGGCATGGGCTATGGCCTGGATGTCGCCGTGGCGGTCGACCCTGCGGCGTCAGGCGCGCCGGTCGGACCTGGTACCATCAGCTGGGGCGGCAGCGCCGGCACATGGTTCTGGATAGATCCGACGAACGATCTCTTCTTCATCGGCATGATTCAGCGGTTGGGCGGTGTTGGTCCGGGTCTGGACGCCACAACCCGAACGCTGGTCTATCAGGCTCTGGAACAGCCAGACCAATAG